From uncultured Pseudodesulfovibrio sp.:
GTCCAAGCCGCAGAAGTGCCGGAAATAAGCATCGGCTGCCGGATCATCGTTTTGCAGGACGATCTTGGTAGAGCAATTCGCAACCAGAGCATTGACTTGATCTCGCTGGGAACTGTTTGCATACAGGCTTGAGAGTGCCTGTGAAGCCACCACGTTGATGCAGCCAAATTCACGTGCCTTAGAAAACCAAGAAAAGTCATCGAAAGTGTTGTCCGGTGAGACGTTGATGACGTCTTGGTATTCGTCGGCCATGAAAAAGCAATGTTTAGGGCGTTCGTAATCCTGGTCCAAAGTACGATAGATGTCCGCGTAGTATTTTTCTTTGAGCAGTCGTGCCAGCAGTTTGGCTGCATGTCCCTGCGTATGTTTAAAACGGAGCAGGACGATCTTATTGTTTTTCAGAAGTTCTCGGTAATCCAGAGTGAGCGAGCAATCCATGCCCGACAGGTTGGCGCACAGAGAATCATCTGAAGTGATGGCTCCTAGGACCAGTCGTGGTGTGTAAAGCTGGAAGGCGAGCTGTTCTTCATACTTGGACGATGTCGTTTGGTCTTGCGGAGTGAAGATATGGAAGGCTGAAGTTTGGACCCTCGTGACAAAAGCGCGTTGGCAGTAATCTTCGGCATCGTATGCACTGTCCAAGTACATTTTAAAAACAGTGCGTGCGAATTTATAATCATTAATGCATTTATCGAGTAATACGAAGTTGGGTACAAATAGTAAATTATTTTGTGACACGTAATGTAACAACATAGCGACATCGCTGAGTATCCGGATACCTTTATGGAGCCAGTCTATGTTTCGGCTGTTCTCCATGCCGCTGATGATAAGCGATTCAAACAGTTGGTGCATTTCATCCAAACTGAACCCTGCCAGAATATTTATGGGAGTGGCTGAAGTATGCGTGCCGATTTCAATGATGTCATCTTCACGTCCGGCAGCTTTGGCTAGCTTGCGTATTTGATTCGTCAAATTGTTTTTGATGTCGATGATGAGCCCAGGCAGACCGTTTTCAATCAGTGAAGATGCCATGGGCAACATAAATGACGCCGTCTTGCCTCTGCCAACTCCACCAATAACCAGTACGCCATGTGTCCCCTCGTCAAAGGAGAGTGTGTCGCCTTCGTCAAATTCATAGAGTCGAGGTTGAGTGGGGGGGCTTTGGGTTTTCGCAGACGAACCACCAGTCAGGACTTGAATCTTTCGCAGGTCCTTTTCTTTGAAAGCTTGAGTCGTTTTCATGATGTCTCCATTTGTATTGGTACTATAAAAATCTTTAAGAGGTTTTTGCTCTACATGTCAATACCCAAAAGCGTTACTGTATGCCCCCAAAAAACGTTACTGTATGTCTAGGTTAGACATACAGTAACGGGGGGAGTAGCGTGTTTAGGTTGAAGTTTGGGAGAGGTAGTGGATTTACGAAATGTAGAGTCTCCAGCGGTAAGAGCCGGGAACTTCTTCCTCAAGTTTTTCGTCGTCAAAAATAATGTGCTCGAGCCGGGAGATGGGATTGATTTTGTACTTGCTGGCAGTTCCGAAAGCTTCAATTTGCACTGAAAGCGCATCAAGCGCAACTCGGGCTTTGAACTTTGCTGAAAAACGTCTTCTCTAAAACATGGTTTGAAATCCTTCTCGTTGGTGAACATGACCTTAACAACTTGTCTAAAAACCGCACCCACCTCAAGTTCACCGAGCGGAAGTTTCTACTCGTAGGTGGAACAAAGAATGAAGGCTTTACAAGGTGTCACTGTTAAGAGCAAAAGCGATGTCTCATTTGTAGCTATATCCATCTTCTTTTTTTGAAGTATAGTAACATTGTTATTGCTACAGCCACCATGAGGGACAGGAGGACATAATAGCCATACTTATAATGCAACTCCGGAATAACGTCGAAATTCATTCCATATATTCCCGCGAGAAAGGTTAAGGGGATGAAGATAGTTGCAAAGATTGTTAGAAACTGCATTATTTCATTTAATCTGTTTCCCATGACCATGTTATATGTGGTGATATGGGAGGCGAGCATCTCTTTGTAAATTTCTGCGGAGTCGACAGACAGTTCTGTGATGTCGGATAAATCTTTCAAGAATGGTAAGATTTCTGTACTAATTATGTCAGATTCAAGTTTGTTGATTTTGGAAATGATTTCCTTTGTAGGGCGTACAGCCTTTCGCACATAGGCCATCTCTCGCCTATACAAGTTTATTTCTTCTAAAAGATCTGGCTCAGGGTTTCCAAAAACTTCATCTTCCATTTCCTCGATTCTTTCACCCATTTTTTCAATTACTTTCAAGTAATTTTCTAAAAAGCAGTCGATGAGAGTGTAGAGTAAATAATCCGGGCCGAGTTTTCTGAGTCTCCCTCCTTGTCTTTTGATTCTTTCCCGAACCGGTTCGAAAACATCACCCGGTTGTTCCTGAAAGGTGATTAAATAATTTTTTGCAAGGACTGCACTGAGTTGTTCGGCTCTCACTGTGGTTTCGTCTTCGTCGAGGAGAAGCATTTTCATGGAAATGAAAATATGGTTTGGGTATTCTTCGATTTTTGGTCTTTGTCCTGTATTCAGGATGTCTTCAAGTACCATCGATGGTATGTTGAAATTATCGCCCACACGTTTAATGATTTCTATTTCATGTAGGCCATCTATATTGATCCAGCTTGTCGTTGCGGTTGTTTTTGCACAGGTAGCATCATCAATGGTTTGAATGAATTCATCCCGTATTATTCCCATGTCGTAATCAATGATGCGTAGACGAGGTGTTTCGTTTTTTTGTCGTCCGATGAAGATGAGTGATCCCGGTGGCATACCTGACTTTTTGTCAAATTTCTTAAGAAAGCGTGCCATGCTATTTCTCCTTAATCATTCGTTGATTGAGTATGATCTTTTTGTCTGTGCGAGCAGGTATCCAATAATAATGCCTATACTCAATGCTGCGAAGAGTAAAAGGGCGCGTGGAGTCGATATGGTCCAAAAAAGGAAAGAGACTTCTACTTGTTGTATGTTTTGAAAAATGAACAGGAGAAATAAAGCCAGTAATGCTAACATGCTAAATGTTTTTGTTTTTCCCCATAAGTTTTGAGTCGTTTTTGGTGACTGCATTGGAACTCCTGAAGTTATAATACTTCTTTCGTACGAGCGTTCGCTATAAGTGATAATTATAATATTTTATTTAACATAAAAGGGGGCGACGTGGATACAATGAGTTTCTTAGTATGGGTTGCGAGGATCGGATTAGCAATTACCATTCTCGCAGGGGCAATTTGGGGATGGTCTTCAATTCGAAAAATGAAGGACTCCAATGTAGGTCTAAGGGACTCATTTGTTTGTTCCTTGAAGAAAAAAGGGCAGTTATTGATTCCTTTCGTCTGTGTTACGTTGATTGTTGTAGTGCTTGTGCCCATTGCTGGTATAGATGGAAAGATATCGGTAGCTGTCAATAAAATTTTAGATATTCTTCTGATATTATTGGCTGGTTGGGCGGGGACAATGATTGTTTCCCTGGTTTCCGAAATGGCCCAATGCCGATATGACATCAACGTGAAGGATAATTTAGCGGCTCGACAGGTCCATACAAAAGTCAAAGTTCTTCAAAGAATTGTTGTCGTTCTTATTTGGTTACTGACTATTGCTGGTATATTAATGCTTTTTGATCAATTCAGGATGCTTGGAAGCACACTGCTAGCCTCTGCCGGCGTTGTGAGTATTGTATTAGGCTTTTCCGCCCAGAAAACATTTGGAGCAATGGTCGCAGGGTTACAGATCGCCCTTTCACATCCAATAAATCTGGATGATGTGGTCATAGTGGAAGGCGAATGGGGTCGGATTGAGGAAATAACATTCACTTATGTGGTTGTAAAAACTTGGGATTTAAGAAGAATTGTTGTTCCAATGACATATTTTCTGGAGACACCGTTTCAGAACTGGACAAAAAAGAATGCCGACATAATAGGATCTATTTTTATCCATGTAGACTATACTTGTCCGTTGGGTCCTTTGCGTGAAGAATTGAACCGTCTTTGCATTAAGTCAAAGCCCCTTTGGGATGGCAAAACTTGTGTTCTACAGGTAACAGATGCCGGCCCTGAAACGCTTACACTGCGTGCGATTGTTAGTTCTCCTGACGCCTCCTCCGCATGGGATTTGCGCTGTCAACTCAGGGAAGCGCTTGTTGAATTCCTACGCATGCATTATCCTAAAAGTTTGCCGAAACATCGGGTGTCAGTGCAGTCTGGATTGGATGTTGTTACTGAGTAGCTTTGCAGTGATGAAGTCTGATAAGCTTAACAAATAACTTACTCCAGAGAAGATCGACATGGAGGGGCGTTGTTTTTGCCTGTTCCTTGTCTCTTTATGATAGAAGTTAACTACTTCGCATATAAGGATTTGTTCTGTTTTTTTCAGTCGTTATTAGGAAAAATTTGAGTCAGTTATTTCCTAGTTTTTTTGCCAAATGGTCTGCAAGTGCTGGTGCCGTTTTAAAATGGATATCCATTTGAGGGAATGCTATTTCGATTCCCTCTTTGCGGAAAGCTTCATCGATGGCAAAGCGAAGTTCGGATGTCGCACGAATCGTATGGTCTATGTCATCAATCCAGACTCTCAAGATAAAATCCAGGCTGCTTGAACCAAAGGCACTAAAGAGTACTTGGGCGCTAGGTGATTTTAGGACGTTGAGGTGTTCATCTGCGACCCGAGCGAGTGTCTGACTCACTTTTTCCGTGTCGGAGCCGTAAGCAACACCTACGAGAATATCACGTCTCAAAGACGGGTTGTTTTTTGTCCAGTTTGTTAACTGGGTTGAAACAAGGTCTGAGTTTGGGATCATGATGACTGCATTTTCAAAAGTTTCGACCACAGTCGTACGAATGTTGATTTTTTTCACGGTACACCAGAGACCATTCATCTCAATGATATCTCCTTGCTGGATTGATCTACCAAAAAGAAGAATAAGCCCACTAATGAAATTGTTGACGACATTTTGCATTCCGAAGCCGATTCCGACGCTGAGTCCACCTGCAATTACCGTGATACTGGTTAAACTGACGCCAATGATACGCATTGCCAACATCGTAAATAGAGACCAGACGGCATAGGTTGCCAATGTTTGAATCGAAGGGACGGCTCCTCTTTTAGCTTTTTGCCAACGGCTACCGACAAATTCGATGGAGACATTGAAAGCGGAGAGACTATGTTTGGTAAGAAAGAACAGTATGAAGAGTGTAAGAATACTTTTAAGGAAAATTGTATAATCGCCAAGGGCAATTTGAGAATTCAATATGGTGCTGACAGTATTCTCTCCGAAGAAATCTACAAACCATAAGTAAGGTAGTGTGAAGGCCCCAGCCCACCCTAATGGGACTAATAGCCCTTTGGAGAGGCCCTTTTGAATTTTTGTGCTTTTTTCTGTCCCTTGAAAAATAATTTGTGACCAAAGTGTTCCTAACGCCACCACAAAAATGCCCAGACACCATATAATAGTGAACAGACATGCAAGTCTTCCGTAACCCAAAACGGCTAGCGCAAAGAGGGGGGTTAAGGCTCCGCCACGCATAGCAGTTACTGTAACGGGCTGCTTCTTTTTTTTCCAAGTAAGTATGGAGTCTTTGCTCCATAGAATGGTAATTACGACCAGAAATACAAGTGTTATACTGCGACTTGGCAAACCTTGGGTTAGGAGTTGGGTGCTGACAATAAAAAGCGACGCGAATCGTGAATAGCCATATGAACTCAAGTGTTTATCAGTATTCATATGTTTAGAGAGCTTGAGGATACTGAGCAGGAAAACACCAGCCCCCAGTGCTGCCAAGGACTCCATACTGGTTGGAAAGGTAATGCGAGTTACCAGAAACAGGGATAGGCCGGTTGTTGCCAGTACGAAATAGAATTGAGAGCGTATGGCAGAGCTCTCTTTGTCTACCTTTACGTGTATATATTTTTTAAAGAATCTTTTTGTCGTTATGCCCATGGTCACAAGGATCATGAATAAAAAAAGGAATCTGGCGGCATTGTTTATGATGGCTGCTGTCGCATCTTTGAGTCCTGAGGCCTTAAGCGTTAGCCAACTCCCGCTGGGGAAAACTTCATTCCAATACTCTAAACTGAAAATAGGCGTTTTTCCGGTTAGGAAATACTGTTTCCACAGTTCATAGAGGGATTTTTTACCTTTTTGAATTTTGTCAATCCGCCCAAGTAATTGATTTGATTTGCGGAGTAGGGATTCTAATTGGGCTAACTGCTTACCTGACTCAGTCTGAATGTGATGTGCTCTTTTCCATACATCGTCAAACTGTCTGAACAACGATGGTGTTGCCTTTTTGGTGTCTGATGTCAGTTGTTCATATGCCTGGAAGAGGTCTACCCTTATTGATACAGCGTCAGTCTCATTTGTAAGATCCTCAACCAGATTGGAATTCTTATTACTAAGATAAGTTAGGGTTGTTTCAAAGTGTTTGCGCTCCAAAGGGGATCCGCTTGAGGTGTTTCTGGAAATGAATAGTTGTTGGTAATTGTCGAAAAGATTGTTCAGCTTGAGTTTTGCATTGTCGATCTGGGCTGCTGTGCGTTTAATTGCCGCTTGTTCTTCTGCTATCATGACAGAGAATTTTTCTATACGGTGGCGAAGATCCTCATGATTTTGTTGCTCTACACTGAGTGCAACTCCTCCCAATGTAAATGTTATTAGACAGAATAGTATGGTGGTGATGAATAGATTCTTTATGAAATGATTCATTGGCAGATTCCCGATTTTTATGGCTACATTAAAATATGAATTTATTCTGTGAAGTTGTTTGTATAAAACATTTTTTATTATTCTAAGGATAACGTTTTATTCCTGTGCTAGCCTAATTTTTTTACGGTTTCTTTGTTGATGGGCGTCGCTAGGTTATAAGAATTGAATAGGCAACAGAAAAGAGAGTGTTGCCCACATAATGATTACAAGGGGGATGCCAACTTTGAGGAAGTCCGTAAATGAATATTCGCCAGCATTCATGACGAGCAGGTTCGTTTTGTAAGCCATGGGAGTCGCAAAGCTCATGTTAGCACCAAAAAGGACCGCAAGGACAAAAGGCTCCGCTGATTGCCCCATTTGGTTTGCAATAGATATGGCTATGGGGGTTCCGATGACTGCTGTGGCATTGTTGGAGATGATATTCGTGAAGATTGCCATAAGCAACATCAGGCCGCTAATAACCAAAGGTGGTGAGGCATGTCCTGCCATAACCACAAAAACTGAACCGAGATATTCTGCGCCGCCCGTCGTAAGCATTGCAGTTCCAAGAGCTAGGCTCGTTACGACAATCAGGATGACTTGTGCACTGAGTGCCCGAGTTGCATCCCGCCAGTCGAGACAACCAGTCGTAATCATTAACAATGCTCCGCAGGGGGCACTAATGGCAATGGGGAGTACTCCAAGGGCTGCGGTCATAATTATGGCGAGCATGAGGCCCATAGCTATAGGTGCTTTTTTTGAATATGGAAGGTCTACGGTTGAATCGAGAACAAGAACATCATTACTTTTCTTGAGATTTGTAATGTTACTGCGTGGTCCTTGGATGAGAAGAATATCACCAACGCGTAATCTGATTTCGCCAATTTTATCCTCTATTCGTTTGAAGCGTTTTCCAGATCGGT
This genomic window contains:
- a CDS encoding type IV secretion system DNA-binding domain-containing protein; translated protein: MKTTQAFKEKDLRKIQVLTGGSSAKTQSPPTQPRLYEFDEGDTLSFDEGTHGVLVIGGVGRGKTASFMLPMASSLIENGLPGLIIDIKNNLTNQIRKLAKAAGREDDIIEIGTHTSATPINILAGFSLDEMHQLFESLIISGMENSRNIDWLHKGIRILSDVAMLLHYVSQNNLLFVPNFVLLDKCINDYKFARTVFKMYLDSAYDAEDYCQRAFVTRVQTSAFHIFTPQDQTTSSKYEEQLAFQLYTPRLVLGAITSDDSLCANLSGMDCSLTLDYRELLKNNKIVLLRFKHTQGHAAKLLARLLKEKYYADIYRTLDQDYERPKHCFFMADEYQDVINVSPDNTFDDFSWFSKAREFGCINVVASQALSSLYANSSQRDQVNALVANCSTKIVLQNDDPAADAYFRHFCGLDKTLAQLGAAEALVSRFDLKKREQTVKMLHCSQAFKRIQAQLVQLKEVTPPTNVCKSHINLLRNIDTVLQLHKLPRAIKIRPDYLELTTTFKDLFEDLDEVKIRYREGLHSKVMDALKTLHTNYSGKFTVNGIIEVNYGIIYLDINSDFDVEDEIDDFVRELLEKEHEEQKSR
- the corA gene encoding magnesium/cobalt transporter CorA, whose protein sequence is MARFLKKFDKKSGMPPGSLIFIGRQKNETPRLRIIDYDMGIIRDEFIQTIDDATCAKTTATTSWINIDGLHEIEIIKRVGDNFNIPSMVLEDILNTGQRPKIEEYPNHIFISMKMLLLDEDETTVRAEQLSAVLAKNYLITFQEQPGDVFEPVRERIKRQGGRLRKLGPDYLLYTLIDCFLENYLKVIEKMGERIEEMEDEVFGNPEPDLLEEINLYRREMAYVRKAVRPTKEIISKINKLESDIISTEILPFLKDLSDITELSVDSAEIYKEMLASHITTYNMVMGNRLNEIMQFLTIFATIFIPLTFLAGIYGMNFDVIPELHYKYGYYVLLSLMVAVAITMLLYFKKRRWI
- a CDS encoding mechanosensitive ion channel domain-containing protein; this translates as MSFLVWVARIGLAITILAGAIWGWSSIRKMKDSNVGLRDSFVCSLKKKGQLLIPFVCVTLIVVVLVPIAGIDGKISVAVNKILDILLILLAGWAGTMIVSLVSEMAQCRYDINVKDNLAARQVHTKVKVLQRIVVVLIWLLTIAGILMLFDQFRMLGSTLLASAGVVSIVLGFSAQKTFGAMVAGLQIALSHPINLDDVVIVEGEWGRIEEITFTYVVVKTWDLRRIVVPMTYFLETPFQNWTKKNADIIGSIFIHVDYTCPLGPLREELNRLCIKSKPLWDGKTCVLQVTDAGPETLTLRAIVSSPDASSAWDLRCQLREALVEFLRMHYPKSLPKHRVSVQSGLDVVTE
- a CDS encoding mechanosensitive ion channel domain-containing protein — protein: MNHFIKNLFITTILFCLITFTLGGVALSVEQQNHEDLRHRIEKFSVMIAEEQAAIKRTAAQIDNAKLKLNNLFDNYQQLFISRNTSSGSPLERKHFETTLTYLSNKNSNLVEDLTNETDAVSIRVDLFQAYEQLTSDTKKATPSLFRQFDDVWKRAHHIQTESGKQLAQLESLLRKSNQLLGRIDKIQKGKKSLYELWKQYFLTGKTPIFSLEYWNEVFPSGSWLTLKASGLKDATAAIINNAARFLFLFMILVTMGITTKRFFKKYIHVKVDKESSAIRSQFYFVLATTGLSLFLVTRITFPTSMESLAALGAGVFLLSILKLSKHMNTDKHLSSYGYSRFASLFIVSTQLLTQGLPSRSITLVFLVVITILWSKDSILTWKKKKQPVTVTAMRGGALTPLFALAVLGYGRLACLFTIIWCLGIFVVALGTLWSQIIFQGTEKSTKIQKGLSKGLLVPLGWAGAFTLPYLWFVDFFGENTVSTILNSQIALGDYTIFLKSILTLFILFFLTKHSLSAFNVSIEFVGSRWQKAKRGAVPSIQTLATYAVWSLFTMLAMRIIGVSLTSITVIAGGLSVGIGFGMQNVVNNFISGLILLFGRSIQQGDIIEMNGLWCTVKKINIRTTVVETFENAVIMIPNSDLVSTQLTNWTKNNPSLRRDILVGVAYGSDTEKVSQTLARVADEHLNVLKSPSAQVLFSAFGSSSLDFILRVWIDDIDHTIRATSELRFAIDEAFRKEGIEIAFPQMDIHFKTAPALADHLAKKLGNN